The Aphelocoma coerulescens isolate FSJ_1873_10779 chromosome 2, UR_Acoe_1.0, whole genome shotgun sequence genome contains a region encoding:
- the CCK gene encoding cholecystokinin, with protein MYSGICICVFLAVLSVSSFGQQALGSHNGNPLPAELEQSLTEPHRHIRAPSSAGSLKSLPRLDGSSDQRANIGALLAKYLQQARKGSTGRFSVMGNRVQSIDPTHRINDRDYMGWMDFGRRSAEEYEYSS; from the exons ATGTACAGCGGGATATGCATCTGCGTGTTCCTTGCTGTGCTCTCGGTGAGCTCCTTCGGACAGCAAGCTCTGGGCTCACACAATGGGAATCCTCTGCCTgctgagctggagcagagcctgacagAACCTCACCGGCACATCCGTGCCCCGTCGTCCGCTGGGTCCCTGAAATCCCTGCCACGGCTGGATGGCAGCAGTGACCAAAGAGCCAACATCGGCGCTTTGCTGGCCAAGTATCTCCAGCAAGCCAGAAAAG GTTCCACTGGAAGATTCTCAGTTATGGGAAACAGGGTACAGAGCATTGATCCTACTCACAGGATAAATGACAGAGACTACATGGGCTGGATGGATTTTGGACGCCGCAGTGCTGAAGAATATGAGTATTCTTCGTGA